tcgtgtccgactcttagcgaccccatggactgcagcccaccaggctcctctgtccatgggattctccaggcaagagtactggagtggggtgccattgccttctccgaatagttTATATAGAATCTCCTTTTAAGATACACAAATAaaatgttaactagatttattgtggtgatcattaaGTTTTACATCCCATTTTTTAATATGCAGAAGAAAAGCTAAGCCTACATAGTGGAAGGTCACAAGGTAAAGATCAATATGCATAGATTATTTATATTGTTATGTAAAAGCCAACCATAACTAGAAAACAAATGCTTCTATatatcacttggagaaggcaatggcaccccactccagtactcttgcctggaaaatcccatgaatggaagagcctggtacgctgcagtccatggggtcgctaagagtcagacactactgagcgacttcactttcacttttcactttcatgcattggagaaagaaatggcaacccactccagtgttcttgcctggagaatcccagggacgggggagcctggtgggctgccgtctatggggtcgcacagagtcggacacgactgaagtgacttagcagcagcatatatcacTTATAATAACATCAAAAGAGTAAGccacttaaaaatgattttttaataaaacttcaaGAGTTACATACTGATAACCACAAAACATTGCATGCAGAGAGAAATTAAAGGAGACTTAAATAATGGAGAGATATATCTTCCTTGTGGATTGTAATATTCAGTAGTTTTAAGTCCAATATTTTTAAGTTACCAATTTGTCTAAAATTGATCAATAGTTTTAATGCCAGTTCAGCTTGCTTATTTTTAATAGACAAACTGATTCTAAGGTATAtagtgattattaaaaaaaaacattcttaaattatccaaaacaattttgagacagaagaaaaatctttaaatgaTTTACACTATCTAATTTTAAGAGTTAGTAAGGAACTACAGCactcaaaacaataaatttaGCTACTCTGAACAAGATATTTTCAATATGGGTGAAACAGCTTTATATTGGAAGGAGATGTTATCTAGGACTTCCAAAGCTAAAGAGAAGTCAAAGTTTCAAAGGACAAGGTTTGCCTCACTTCAAACCTTCAAAGGATTGactgactctcttgttaggggctaatgTAGCTCAAGGCTTCAATTGAAGCCAATGCTCATTTACCACTTTGAAAATTCTAGGGCCCTTATGAAGtatgctaaatctactctgcctCTGCTCTATAAATAAAACAACAGTGTAAGATGATAGCACATCTGCttacaacatgctgctgctgctacgttgcttcagtcgtgtccaactctgtgctacactatggactgtcgcctgccaggcttcctctgtccatgggattctccaggcaggaatactggagttggttgccatgcctactccaggggaatcttcccgacttagagtttgaacccacgtctcttgtatctcctgcattgataggtgagttctttaccactagtgccacctgagaagcatgGTTCGCTAAATATTTTAAGCTCACTGTTGAGatctactgctcagaaaaaaataaaataaaaggaagaaaataagatttctttttaaagtactaTTACTTATTGACAATGCACCTGTTCACCCAAGAGTTCTAATGGAGATGTACAACAAGATATGTGCTGTTTTTATGCCTGCTAACACAACAGAGCAATCACATTCCCCATCCATTCTGCAGCCTATAGATCAAGATATCATTTCAACTTTCagatgttattattttaaaaatatgttttgtaaGGCTATGGCTGTTGTAGTTAGTGATTTCTTTGATATCTGGGCAAAGGAAATTGAAAGCTTCCAGAATGGATTCATTATTGTGaatgccattaagaacattcatgatCCATTTGGAAGACGTAAAAATACTAACATTAACAGGATTTGGGGTAAGTTGTATCCCACCTTCATGAATGACTTTGAGGAGTTCAAAATTTCAGTGGAGAGAGTAGCTGCAGATGTTGTGGAAATAGTAAGAGAACTTTATTAGAAGTAGAgactgaagatgtgactgaattgctgcaatctcagGATAAAACTTTAGTGGATGAGGACTTGCTTCTTGTGGATGTGCAAAGCATAtcgtttcttgagatggaatcacTGCTGGTGAAAAATGTTGTACAGATTGTTGACATGacaacaaaaaaattagaatattacataaacttagttgataaagcagtgaCAGCCTTTGAGAGTATCAATTTGAGCTTTCAAAGTTCTGCTGTGGGTAAAATGCTGTGGAACAGCATTACATGCTACAGGCAAATCTTCTGTGACAATGTCAATTGATGTAGCAAACTTCATTGCTGCATTAGTCCACATTTTGAGCAACTgccaccctgatcagtcagcagtcATCAGCAGTAAAGCAATATCCTTCACCAGTAAAATGATTGTAACTCACTGAAGACTAgattttaataaagtattttaactAAAATATATACGCTTTACACATAATGCTGTTGCATACTTAATAgactataatataatataaatataactgTTACATgagctgggaaaccaaaaaattgtGTAATTTGCTTTATTATGCCATTTATGTATTGCAGTGGTCTAGAACAAAGCCTACACTATATTTTAGGTATGTCTATTTTGGGTTTTATGCTTCTAAATAGGGAGTTGAACTATGATAATTTGTTTTTTCAAGCATATACGTTCTCTGGAATAAATGAGATTTATATAGAGCAATCATATTCCTGAGGATGCTTGGAATATTTGGTCCAATTCCACtagtagaaaaaaaaagcaaaaacaaaacaggaaacctCGTGACAGAATGACATGGAGCCAGAGTAAACACATGTGGATCTGACCATTTCTAAGTTCCCTCTGAGCCCTAAAAGCCCACGCTTTGGCAATTCTAAGTACAGAAGCAAaaagagaatgttttaaaaagggctggtacactgggatgacccagagggatggtacggggaggggggttcaggattgggaacacgtgtacactcatggcagattcatgttgatgtatggcaaaactaatacaatattgtaaagtaattagcctccaattaaaatatataaatttaaattaaaaaattttttgccaAAGGAAGTTTTGACCTCCTTATTTCTCAGACTTATCCTCTCAGATGAGAGGATTTAACATGAGGGTGACCACCATATAAAACACAGACAGCACTTGGTCTTGAGTATCTGGAGGTCCAGATACTTGAGTATCTGGAGGTCCATTGAGTATCTGGAGCTGGGGTGCAGATACATGAACAGGATTGTGCCAGAGAAGATGGTGACCACCATCAGGTGGGACGCACAGGTGGAGAAGGTTTTGTGCCTCCATCAGCAGAGCGGATCCTCACGACAGCAGTGAGGATGCAGAGATAGGAAGTGAGAATGGTCAGGAGGCAGCTCAGCTCATTAAAACTGGCAAAAGCAAGAATGACAGCTTCATTGACACGAGTGTCTGAACAAGTGAGTTTCAGGAGGGGTGGAATGTCACAGAAAAAGTGGTTGATGACACTGGAGTGGCAGAAAGGCAGCTGGAAGGTGAGGCAATGTGAATGGCAGCATTTATGAAGCCAGTGAGGTATGTGGTCAACACCAGTAGGACATTAAGTTGGGGGGGACACAGTGGCCGTGTAAAGGCGaggtttgcagatggccacataatGGTCATAGGACATCACGGTCAACAGGAATCCCTCAATGCCAGCAAAAGAACCAAAACAGAAGAACTGAGTGGCACATTCATTGAATGAAATGACTGAGTTCTCTGCCCAGAAATTTATGAGCATTTTAGGGGCAATGACAGAAGAGTAACAGAAGTCAACAAGGGACAGGTTACTGAGGAAAAAATACATTAGCATGTGGAGATGTGAGTCAATCTTGATTAAGAGGATCATGCCAAGATTTCCAAACACAGTGATCATACAGATGACTAGAAATACCATAAAAAGAAGACTGTAGCTCTGGATGATCGCTGAACCCCAGGAGAATAAATTCAGTCACTGTCGAATGGTTGCTCATCCCTTTGTCTCAGAATGGATGATTTGCTTGCTGAGATAAGAAAGAAATTGGTgatataaattatgaaaaaaaaaagaaaatcaaacagtTTATTCTCTACTATAGAATTACTTCTAAAATGTCCAAAGAACATGTGTATTAacgctttttatttttttaactgcagAACAACAAAAAGATTTCTTAAGTGAACTCagcaacttttattttaaaatgagcatttATCCATGCATGTGTGAAATTGTTGATAATCAGCCCCTGCTTGTCTATATCTTACCTTACCTCCCCAAGTTTTTCACCTCTTCCGTTGACCTTTTTGCCTTCACTGTCTATCATCCAGTTCCTTTACATTCTCTTTGGCAATGAAATGTAAGACATACTTGgatatataataaatactttCTGAATTCAGTTtggttttttcctgttttctcttaAGCCCACTCTAATCAAATTTTCACTCCATCACTCCACAGAAATTGTTCTTGTTGAGGTTGTTAGGGTTCTTTATGCTGCTAAATTCAGTGGTCAATTCTCAATCTTCATCTTTTTGATCTATTGATAATATTTGGCAGAGTTAATTGCTAACTACTCCCTGAAAAACTATCATCTCTTGTCTCCCAGGACACACCATTCTGAGTTTTCCTCCTACCATATGGGCTGCTccttctcagccttctttgtttATTCCTCTTTTCTCTGACTGTTAAGATTGGAGTAGCTCAGAACTCATTTTGTGatcttcttctatttttttttcctatttacacTCTACCTTCATGATCTTATTCAGTCTCATGACTATAAATACTATCTATATATTTACAACTCCTGAATTTATTTCAGCCCCGACCTCTTTCCCAAATCCTAGACTTATAATGCAATCACTTACTCACATTTTCATACTAATATCAAATAATGACTCAACCTAACTCAAAGCTGATTTGCTCATGTCTTCCTTTAATTTTCCCAAACATAACATTCTCTGTCTCAAGTCAGTGACAACTCTCTACTTCCATGTGttcaaataaagaataaatacaggcaaataaatattaaagaaattgttcttttctttctcacatACTATGTAACTAGTCTATCAGATAATCATGTTGTCTCTATTTTTGAAATGTCTACGTCAACAAGCcaactttatttatttctaccattaaGGCTCAAGTCAACATCATCTTTCACCTAGATTACTACAATAGTCCTTTAACTGACCATTCTTTCTCTAAAATCAGTTAAATTCCACCCTATAAAAtaccacttaaaaaaattcacaGCCACTTTGTAGATCTCtactttatacatataaatatatatacatctatctaTATGATATAAATTATATCCTATATGACATATAtgatcatatatgtgtgtgtgtgtttacatatgtttatgtatatagatatatagataaagGCTGACAATTGCAGTAGTTTCTCAAAGTGTGCATATAAgagcataaaataattttatttaatgtactacacagtgtattaaataTGCCAAGTGCCTTGGCACTCTTCTGcacaaaattaattaaatttcccTGCTTCAtatatgagaaggcaatggcaacccattccagtgctcttgcctggaaaatcccatggatagaggagcctagtgggctgcagtccatggggtcacacagagtcggacaagactgaagcgacttagcagcagcagcttcatacacacacaaaaacacacatatatacacagagagatgcatgtgtacatgtgtgtttgtatgtgtatgcatAGGTTGAATATTCTATAAAGTCCTCATCTCTTATTAGTTGTCCTAAACTtctttcttctaaaaaaaaaaaattgtgttagtTTAGTTGCTAACCTTCAATTCAGTGTTTCAGACATTGCAATTTAGAGACATagtgtttttaacatttttatttattgatcttaattggaggataagtactttacaatattgtgatggtttttgcctaCATCAATATGAATTTGCCATAGGCACATGTGTGTCCCCTCCATGCTGAGGCTCCCTCCCTGTCAACcctatccctccaggttgtcacagagcactgagaggCTTTTGTCTTAATTCCTTGAATGCTTTTTGAATCCTCTTTGAAGCTTTCTATATCTAACCAGTTAGAGATAAATCAAATCATCTTACCTGCTGTCCTTAAGACATACTCACTGAAAGTAGTGGTGTTTATaagtttagttttatttattgctttttggaggaatacaatttttttcccctacagtGTGAAATTTATAGCTTTGATGAAAATGGAAGTGGCCTAAGGAACTCAGCTGTGACAGACTTAAGATATGGTTAATTAATTCAACAAGGAATATAAGATGCTACTTCTGAATTTGAGGCTGAGGGTCAGATTATTAAGGTTGTGATGATGCTCTTGAGATTTAATCATCTTTGCAAAACACTAAAAAAATGAAAGCCTGAAATATACTAACCCAAAATTAAGACATCCACTTTTTTTTCACTGAGATAATTGAACTATTTTCTCCCCAGGGAGTCACTTATACCTTTGTGAGTGAGTTAGGCATTTGAAgtacaaaatgtattttatggtCTTAAGACTCCATTGTGAATAACACTGAATtaaattaaatgatataaaatttattAGGTCTTGCCTCAAAAATTCACAATTCCACTGAAAATATAATCCATACTCATATCTATTTtaataggcaagaatactggaatgagttaccATAATCTACTCCAATTGATCCATCACTCCCCAAACACCTTCCTGAAATTgcagttttttctctctttttatttgctTACTCTGTTCCATGTATAATTTGTTCCCTTACTATTCTTTTAACAAACCAAGGAGGAtctcacctcagggcctttgatTCACCACAGATATTCATGCAATGTTATTCCTATGCAGGACTTGCTCAAATGTTATTTCCACAGGTTGCTCTACTCCCATGCAACCCTTTTCTCTcactttaatttatttaaagcaCAACTCTTATCCGTGTCACACATGCATCCCACACAAACAGGAGCAAATGcctgtgcacacatgcatacacactttGCTGTTGACAATAAAGTCTTCCTCACTCAAAAACAAGTTTAATGAAAtcaataattttgttttctcacGTGGTGTATCTTCAGCATGTGTTATCTGCTGAATACATTTTTCCACTAATGTCCTTGAGAGAAACGTTGGTTAATAATTAAACGTGGAATTAACAGGAGATTGGAGGGTTGTTCCTGGGGGATAAGATGAGTTACCTCCTCCTTTGTGGTCTCTAACAAACCTTTTGGGGATGAAGTGGTCTCATTTGGAACATTGGTATTCCACCTTCAGGTCTGTAGTGGAGAGTGGGATGGAAAGACATAGGAAACAGACATTTAGCcgatttgaaattatttcttcaaCATATCATCTCATGAAAGACAGTTTTTTCCCTGTTGTTCCAACATTGACAGCCCTGACCCCACTACAatgagcaataaataaataattgtgttTGATAACTGTTTATTGAAAATTATGTGAAACTTTGGCTGGGCTACAGATAAAAAGTTAGAACACTTTGACTTTGAGATTACTACACTTAAATATTTCAATTAATTCACAAAGTCAGTAAACTATACCCCCATTATTGCTATGGCACCCTTATTATTAAACAGCTAAGACTTTCTTCTATAGTATTTGGTACTATTGACATCCATGTGAATGGAAGAGTGTTACTATTTACAATAGATGATGTGATATACTACCCAGATTGGACTTTCAGTATTGAAGTATTTACTTCCCCAGCTTCCTAGGGCATCGACAGCTCACACCTCATAGCTGAGCTCTACTCTTGGAATATCCCTGCTGAAAGGCATTGTCATTCTGAAAGTTAGACTGCTTCCAGTGGGTGACCCATATCTAAAGCAGGTTATTATGGAGGTATAAATACCTGTTCAAATTTGAAACATCTCTGAGAAGGATAACCTCAGCTCCAGATCTCCACATGGAACTGGCTGAATACTCTGTTGCAATTTCATCACAAATTAGTTTCTTCTACCCAATCCGTTTTCCCTTACTTCTTTATCAGTATTGTTCCTGGGAACACTCTCCAGTAAATTTCCTAAATACAAATATCTGTCTCAGAGTCTATTTTCCAAGATCCAAtcaaagtcatatatatatatatatatatatatataagagtgaaaaagctcaaaTTTGACATTGAGATTTAAATCTAGGCCAGCCAATTCCAAGTATTTTGATATTTTGCCAGACACTGCCTTCCTTCACTGTATTGATTCATACTATAggctaataaatacatatttaggaCACCAGGAATTTAAGAATGCATCTCATTTTACACAATATACTTTAACACAGAAAAAAAGTTCAAGCAATTAGACAATACAATTAACATGAAAACATTCTTATTCCACATAATAGGGTGATATGTAACATGGCTTCACAGTATCTGTTGCTGTAAGATCTTCTTTAAGGCCCCTTTCACATCCTTATTTTTCAAACTGTAGATGAGGGGATTTAGCATAGTGATCACTACCGTATAAAAGACAGAGACAATCTTGTCCTGCTCCATTGAGTAGCTAGTCTTAGGACGCGAGTACGTGAAGAGAATAGTCCCAGAGAATATGGTGAgaggcacaggtggagaaggctctGTGCCTGCCCTCCAAGGAGGGCATCCTCAAGATGGCAACGAGGATGCATAGGTAGGAAGTGAGGACGATCATAACACAGCCAGTGACAGTAACACTGGAGAAAGCCATGATCACGATGCCGTTGATGCGGGTATCAGAGCAAGAGAGTTTGAGCAGGGCTGGTGTATCACAGTAGAAATGATTGGTCTTATCTGAGCCACAAAAGGACAACTTGAAAGTCATTCCTGTGTGTATGGCTACATTTCCAAAATCTGCTAGGAATGAGGTAGCTGCTAGCAAGAAGCAAATTCTCCCAGACATGAGAACTGGATACAGCAAAGGGTTCCAAATGGCTATGTAGAGGTCATATGCCATCGTAGCTAACAAGAGGCACTCAGTCCCCAGGAAGGAGCCAAAGAAATAGAACTGGGCAGCACGCCCATTAAAAGAAATGGCCTTGCTCTCAGCCACAAGGTTCACCAGCATCTTAGGAGTGACAGAAGAAGAGTAAGAGGCATCAACAAAGGAGAGACTGCTGAGaaaaaagtacatgggggtgtggagacAAGGATCCATCTTAATTAACACAATCACCCCCAAATTACCCACCACGGTTGCCATATAGATCAACAGAAATAATCCAAAGAGGATGACCTGTAGCTCTGAATTGTCCGAGAGTCCTAAGAGGATAAATGCTGTCACttctgtttgattcctggtttgcaTCTCTTTCATATATCTGACACGGGCTGCAATAAGAGAAAAGATGGAACATGCTATTTGGTCAGATGAATACATGACTTTTGGGGTTCCCTGCTGGCTCTATGGTAAATGAGCTCGCCAATACAGGAGCTtcaagttcgatccttgggtggggaagatcccctggagaaggaaatggcaacccaccccagtatttttgcctagaacattccatgaacagaggagactcatggtgaagctgaaatgccaatactttggccacctgatgtgaagaactgactcattggaaaagaccctgagtctggaaaagattgaaggcaggaggagaagtggatgaaagaggaggagatggttggaaggcatcaccgactcaatgggcatgtgtttgagcaagctccaggagttggtgatggacagggaagcccggtgtgctgcagtccatgtcgcaaacaatcagacatgactaagcgactgtatggatgtgagagttggactgtgaagaaagctgagcgccgaagaa
This portion of the Bos taurus isolate L1 Dominette 01449 registration number 42190680 breed Hereford chromosome 15, ARS-UCD2.0, whole genome shotgun sequence genome encodes:
- the OR5AP2 gene encoding LOW QUALITY PROTEIN: olfactory receptor 5AP2 (The sequence of the model RefSeq protein was modified relative to this genomic sequence to represent the inferred CDS: inserted 2 bases in 1 codon), yielding MYSSDQIACSIFSLIAARVRYMKEMQTRNQTEVTAFILLGLSDNSELQVILFGLFLLIYMATVVGNLGVIVLIKMDPCLHTPMYFFLSSLSFVDASYSSSVTPKMLVNLVAESKAISFNGRAAQFYFFGSFLGTECLLLATMAYDLYIAIWNPLLYPVLMSGRICFLLAATSFLADFGNVAIHTGMTFKLSFCGSDKTNHFYCDTPALLKLSCSDTRINGIVIMAFSSVTVTGCVMIVLTSYLCILVAILRMPSLEGRHRAFSTCASXTIFSGTILFTYSRPKTSYSMEQDKIVSVFYTVVITMLNPLIYSLKNKDVKGALKKILQQQIL